The stretch of DNA TCATTCCTTCAATCTCCTCCGCTTCGAGCGGGATGTTTGCCATCAGGTCGATGTTGCCCGAATCAGTCAATAATACGTTGTTTTCGAGTCGGATGCCTAACTTCTCCTCCCGGATGTAAATGCCCGGCTCTACGGTAAACACCATGCCCGGCTCCATACGCCGGTATTTGTTGCCCACGTCGTGAACGTCGAGTCCCAGGAAGTGCGACGTGCCGTGCATGAAATATTTTTTGTACAAGGGCGCATCGGGGTTTTGTTTCGCTACCTCGTGCCGGTCGAGCAGGCCCAGTCCAATCAGTTCTGACTCCATAATTTTGCCGACTTCGCGGTGATAGTCGTCCCACAGATTGCCGGGGCGTAGCATCTGTTTTGCCTCTTTCATTACGCGCAGCACGGCATCATAAACGGCCCGTTGCCGGGCTGTAAACCGACCATTGACCGGAAGAGTCCGGGTCATGTCGGCGTTATAATTAGCATATTCAGCACCCAGATCGAGCAGCAGTACGTCGCCAGCCTGGCATTGCTGGCTGTTGTCGACGTAATGCAGTACGCAGCTATTGGCTCCCGATGCTATGATGGGCGAATAGGCCGTGCCGCGCGACCGATGCCGCAGAAACTCGTGCATCATCTCGGCCTCGATTTCGTATTCCCAAACGCCCGGTTTCACGAACGTCAGCAATCGCCGGAACATGCGGTCGGTGATGTCGATGGCGGTTTGGATGAGCGGAATTTCGAGCGGCTGCTTAATAGCCCGCAGGTGGTGCATGAGCGGAGCCAGCCGTTCGAGCCGGTGTAGCGGGTAACGCTGCCTGAACTCGTCGACGAAGCGGGCATCACGGGTTTGCACGTCTATCGTTGCGCGGGTGTGTTCGTTGGTATTCAGATACACCTGTTCGGCCTCGAAAACCATCTGCCCGAAGACCTGCTCGAACTGGTGGGTCCAGTAGATTTGCCGCTGTGGCAGACCCGTTACCTGCTCGGCTTCGGCTTTGGTGAGTTTGTGACCTTCCCAGATTTCAATCTGTTCGCTCGTTTCGCGCAGAAACAGCACCTCGCGAAATTTAGGATCGGGATGGTCGGGGAAAAGTACGAACTGGGTTTCTTCCTGGTCAACGCCGGTCAGGTAAAACAGATCGTTATTTTGCCGAAATGTCATGGTGCCGTCGGCATTGGTGGGCATAATGTCGTTGGCATTCAGAACAACCAGCGAGTTGGGTTTGAGCAGAGCCGTGAGCCGTTGCCGATTCTGAACAAACAAAGACGGGTCAATGGGTAAATAGCGCATCGAACATGAATGAGTAAGCCTGTATCTGGCAAAAATACAAAGCCCCGGTACAGATTTGCCCAAAATCGTGCATCTTTAACGGCTTAACCGAAATCATCTGATTACACAACTATGTTCTCCCACCCATGGCGGCTATGGATAGCCGCGAGCTTCTACTTTTTTTCTCAGATAAACCCCATTTTCGCACAAACGGCTTATGACGTTTCGCCCGGCCAACCCGCCCAACTGAATGGCGTTGAATACGGTGTTGAGGTATTGAACGAACGCTCGAAAGATGTGAAAACGGAAGAATACAACCGCGTCGAACTGGGACTTTATGTAGCCAATCGGAGCGGCTGTACTAAACTGATCTTCCCACGTCAAACCCTGTTCGGCACCGAAAGCGACCCCGATTTACTGGCTACGTTCGATTGCCTGAACGCCACCGGCAAGCGCATGACCAGCAAAAGCGGCACCGTCTCGGCCCGGCCCTTTACTATACCCTACAAGCAGACGGTGAAATCTGCCGAGGGTAAAGACGTGGTTACTACTACCGATGTTCCCGCCGGTTTTATACTCCGAAACGGCGAGAGCATCACTAACCGAATTATCGTAATTGTGCCGTCTGGTGAACAACCACGCCTTCGGGTGCGTATTAAAGAAATAGTCGATACGTTTTAATTCTGCCGATGAAACGATTTGCCATAGGATTGGTTGGGTTAGGGCTGCTTATCAGCAACTTGACGCTGGCTCAGCCAGCAGCCAGCGCACCGAAATACTGGATTCTGTTCGACGCTAAAAACACCGCCGATGCCCCGGCCTTGGCACCCGCATCGCTTAGCCGCCGACAGCAGCAGAACCTGCCGCTCGATGATACTGATCGGCCTGTTCAGGCGTCGTATTTGGAGCAACTGGCCGGGCTGGAGGTGCACATCGAGTGCCGGTCGCGCTGGCTTAACGCGGTGTCGGCCCGGTTAACTACGGCGCAGGTGGCGCAGGTGCAGACGTTGCCGTTTGTGAAAGCCATCCAGGCCATCGATCCGGCTATCACGATTACGGCCCTCGACCTGCCTGCCAATCCGCAGTTGGCACCGGTGATGAATCAGATTCAGGCATCAGATTTTTCTCGGGCGGGCCTGACAGGCCGTTTCGTGACCATTGGCGTAATCGATGCCGGGTTTTTCGGGGCCGACTCGACCAACGCGCTCAAACACGTATTTGCCCGGCAGGGAGTAAAGCAGGTGCGCGATTACGTGAACAACGCCAAAACGCGCGGCAACCTGCTTCGCACGATGGAAACCATGTCTGACTTTCACGGCACCGAAGTGCTGGCCGCTATTGCTGGCAGCGACCCCACCGACAATATTCAGTACGGGCTGGCAACCGACGCGCAGTTTTATCTGGCCCGCACCGATCAGGGCAACCGCGAATTCAGGGGCGAGGAAGATAACTGGGTGGCTGCTATGGAATGGATGGACAGCCTCGGTGTGCGGCTCATCAACACCTCGCTGGGCTACGCTAAAGGCATGAGCAATCCGAAAGAAAACTATTTGCCCAGCCAAATGGATGGTCATACCAGTCTCATTAGCCGGGCCGCCCAACTGGCCGCCGACAAAAAAGGTATTCTCATCATTGTGTCGGCAGGCAACGAAGGCGAAGACCGTTCGTGGCGCATCATCAGCACCCCCGCCGATGCGCAGGGCGTACTGGCTATCGGTGCTACGAACGACCGGCTCTGGAACCGCATTGGCTACAGCAGCATTGGTCCCGAAAGTCTGCCGTACCTGAAACCCAACGTGTCGTGTTTTTCGCGCTATGGCACCTCACTGTCGGCTCCGGTCATTACCGGCTTTGCAGCCTGTTTGATGCAGGCGAATCCGAAGTTAACAAATAAAGAGGTGATTGAGATTATCGAAAAATCGTCACATCTGTATCCTTACGGAAATAATTACGTTGGCTACGGTGTGCCACAGGCGTCGCGGGCGTTGGCACTGCTGAAGAATCAGCCGCTGCCTGCCACAGCCCATTTGGTAAAGGCGTCGGGCAAAACGTGGTCGTTGCCGGTCAGTACGTCAGAAACGATAGTATCGGTTTTCCACAAGAAAAACGGACTACACGTATTGCAGCAGGAAGCGGTTAAAGTACAGAATGGCCGGGTTGTGCTGCATCGGGAAAAAGGCGAGAAGCAAACAACCGTTGATTTAAAGAGAAAAGTAATAGAAGTGATTTGGGAGTAATCTGCTGTCGGGTGAACTAACTGGCACTGTCGGGCGTTTTCGGGCTATTAATAGGATTTATGGCTGATATTTTTGACTATAGCCATGATAGTAAACGATTTGCCCGATTTATAATAGACGCACTAATTCGGTGAATCTGCTCCTGACCCTGCTTTGTTTAGGTTATTTACTACTCGCTTATTCACCAGGAGTAGCGCAGATAAATCCGCCCGCAGGTCGGATGGGTGCTCAATCCTTGCCCATCCGAAACCAGTTTGATCATCTGTCGGTGAAAGATGGGTTGTCGAATAATTCGGTTTTGTGCATTCTGCAAGACCGCGAAGGGTTTATGTGGTTCGGCACCGACGATGGTCTGAACAAATACGATGGCTACACGTTCCGCGTGTTCAAACCCGACCCCGCCGACCGGGGCAGCAGCTTCCAGAATAATCAGATTTACGGCTTGTGCGAAGATCACCGGAACCGGCTTTGGGTGGCTACGCTGGGTGGCTTGCATGAGATCGATAAACGGACAGGACGGGTAACGCCACACCTCATACAAACCGCCGATGCTCACCGCTGGAATTACCAGCATTCGGTTTGCGAAGACAGTCAGCACCAACTCTGGATCAGTACGCTGGGGGGCGTGGCCCGCTACGAGCCCCGGCAGCACCGCTTCAGGCTCTACCCGTTGCCCCGCCCCGAAGCTACTATCAAAACCGTTTTTGAAGACCCGCAACATCGGTTTTGGGTGGGCACTTACGAAGGGTTGTATTTACTGAATCCGGCAACGGGACATTATACGCTGGTACCCGTGTCGGTGCCGGCAGGAGCCGTTCAGCCTACGTTCATCGCATTTCAGATCGATGCCCGACAGACCCTCTGGATGGCTACCGCTACAACCGGCCACGGCCTGTTTCGGCTCGACCTGAACCGGCAACCGTTTCGACCCGAACCCTACAATCCGCAGGGAAAAATCAACCCGTTTACGTTCCTGAATTCCCTGCGTAGCGATCAGCAGGGGATTTTCTGGCTGGCTACCACCACCGGACTGCAACGTATTGACCCGGCCCGGCATCAGGTCTTTACCTACCAGCCCGACCCAAACGCGCCCAATGGCATCAGTAGCAACACGGCACAGACAGTTTACATCGACCGGGCCGGTACGCTGTGGGTAGGCACCGATAACGGTGTCGACCGGCAATCTGTCAGCCTGAAATCCTTTCAGACGTATCAGATTCAGCCAACCGTTGGCACGGCTAATCTGACCCAAAACAAAGTGATTGCGCTGGCACCTGATCAGGCAGGCCGGTGCTGGGTCAGTACCGGCTATGACGTATACCGGCCCGCGTCAGATGGTCAGCCGCGACGCGTATTACCAGTGGTGTTAGGCTCAACGAACCGGTTCCGAAACTACATCCGTGCGCTTCTTCCCGATAGTGCCAGTGGCATCTGGCTGGGAACTACTACGGGGCTGTATCGTTTCAACCCGGCATCGGGCCGATACACATTCTACCCATCTGACGTGCCGATAGAATACATTAGTCGGGCAACATCGGGCGAGTTGTGGGTAGGCGGCTACGTAGTGCCTACGTCGGGCATAGCGTCGTTCAATCCGCAAACGCACCGCTACTGCTACTACAAATACCAGCCCGGCAATGCCGCCGGGCTGCCCGATCAATTTATTCATGGCCTATTAGCCAGTCGTACTGGTAATGAGGTGTGGATACCATTTCGGAAGCAGGGTGTAGGGTGTCTGAATCGGCACACGGGCCGGTTCTGTCAGTATCGCGCCGGGCCACATACGGGACTGAGCAGCAATGACATACAAACTATCTATGAAGACGATGCCGGCATTATCTGGGTCGGTACGAATCAGGGTGGTCTCAACCGGTTCGATCCCCAACAGAAGCGGTTCAGGGCGATTACAACCCAGCAGGGTCTGCCCAGCAACAACATTACCGCCATCAGCAGCGACCGGGCCGGTAATTTGTGGATCAGCACCGACAACGGCCTGTGCCGGTTCGACCCCATCGCCAACGTGTTTCGCAATTACTATGCTACCGACGGCCTGCCCAGCAATAGCTTTATGCGTAATGCGGTGTATCGCCAGAACGACCGGCTGTATTTCGGTAGTCTGAACGGGGTGGTGCATTTTAACCCCGATAGCATTCGCGACGATAACCGGCCTTTTCCTGTTCACATTACCGCTCTATCGGTCATGAATCGGCCCCGCCCGCTGACTGATAGCCTGATTACGCTACAGCACGACGAAAATTTTCTGTCGTTCGGGTTTACAGCCCTGAACTACGCCCAGCCCGAACAGAATCGGTTCGCCTATCAACTCGTTGGCATCGATAAAAACTGGGTCGATAATGGTAACCGGCATTTCGCCAACTACACCAATCTATCGCCGGGCCGCTACACGTTCCGGGTAAAAGCCGCCAATGGCGATGGCTTCTGGAACGAAAAAGGAGCGTCGGTAGCGTTGTTGATACGCCCGCCCTGGTGGGCCACCTGGTGGGCGTATAGCCTGTACGCGCTGCTGGCAATGGGGGCTATTTGGGCCTCCGTTCGGGTGTACGCCAATCGGATTCGGCAGCAACAGGCGGTTGAGCTGAGCCGCCAGGAAGCCGGGCAACTCAAAACGGTTGATGAGTTAAAGACGCGGTTTTTCACGAACATGACGCACGAGTTCCGAACGCCGTTGTCGTTGATTTTGTCGCCGGTCGAGAAGTTGTTGCGTGATAATCAGATAGATTCAGTAACGCGGCAGTCGCTGGGTTTGGTGCAGCGTAATGCCGAACGGCTTCTACAGTTGGTGAACCAGTTATTGGACCTGTCGAAGCTCGAATCGAATCAAATGACGGGGTCGCTTGTGCGGGGCGAACCCGGCAGCTTTGTCAGTCGGTTGGTTGAATCGTTTTGTCAATTTGCTGAACAGAAGGGAGTTCGGCTTGACTGGGTGGTAAACATGCCCTCGCACGAATACCTGTTCGATGCCGACAAATGGGAGAAAATAGTCACGAATCTGCTGTCGAATGCCGTGAAATTTACTGACGCAGACGGTCAGATTACCGTAACGCTGCAAGCAGATACCGGGTCTGATACGGCTTTGGCTACTGCCGTAACCATTTCCGTGACGGATACCGGCATTGGCATCGCACCCGAAAACCTGCCGCATATTTTCGACCGATTTTACCAGGTCGACACGTCGCACACGCGGGCTTACGAAGGCACTGGCATTGGGTTGGCGTTGGTGAACGAATTGGTTCGCTGGCTGCGTGGAATTATCGAAGTACGGAGTCAGCCGGGCCGGGGCAGCACGTTTGCGGTAACGCTGCCTGTGCTGCCCGTGTCGGCAAATTACAACGCGCCCCGCCTGCAATTAACTGGCTCTGAGCCTATACCGATGAACTATTCCTCGGCAACCAATGAGTCGATACGTGTCGAGCCGATACAGGATGAGCAAATTCCGCTCGTCTTGCTGGTTGATGACAACGACGACCTCCGAACGTTTCTGGCTTCCGAACTGTCGGCCACGTACCGCGTTTTGCAGGCGGCTGATGGCGAACAGGGCTGGCATCTGACCCAAACCGAACTGCCCGACATTGTTGTTTCCGACGTAATGATGCCCCGGCTCGATGGCTACGAACTAACCCATCGAATTAAAAATAACCCCTATACCGACCACATTGCCGTAGTGATTCTGTCGGCCAGAACGGCTCATTCGAGTCGGCTGGAGGGCTTGCAGGAAGGAGCCGATGATTATCTGGCAAAGCCGTTTCACGTAGCTGAGCTACACCTGCGCCTGCGCAATCTGACCCAGCGGCAGCAGCGATTGCGCGATCAATATCGGCAACTGTTAGCCCAGTCCGATACGCCCAGTCCGCTCAATCGGGTCGAAGACCTGTTTTTGCAGCGGGTGTATCAATTGCTCGAAAGCCACCTCAGCAACCCAGCCCTAACGGTCGACTGGCTGGCCGACGAACTGGCGATGAGCCGTAAAACCCTGTATCGGAAAATTCATAGCCTGACCCAGCTTAACCCGCACGAACTCATTCGGCAATATCGCCTTCGCAAAGCCGCCGATTTACTGCGGGCAGGTCATACGGCTTCGCAAACGGCTTATCTGACCGGCTTCAAAACGCCCTCTTATTTTACAATGGTGTTTAAAGAGTTCTACCGGAAAACACCTACCGAGTTTGTCGCCGACAGCCCGCGCCGAGTCTGAGAAAAGTGCTACATAGCTCGATTCAGGCGTATTTCTTGTAAAATCCGGGACAATTTCTATCAACTGCGGGACAACATCGTAAACGGTGGAGTCGGTGCTGTGCCGACGCTGTATTTTAGTTTCGCCAAATTGGCAGTGCTCAGTTTCTACAACAAAACGTCACTCTTACCACTATGGAACGTAAGCTTCTATCTATCGCATCTGGCGTGAGACTCACGCTCATGGGGTTGCTTCTGCTGAACAGCCGGATCGCCCGCCCGCAATCTATTCCCGACCCGCAATGGGCCAGGGCCGGTGCAACCGTGGCCGTAACAACCGACGGCAATCTGGCAACAACCGAGTCGCTGACGATAGCGGCACAGGCATTTAATTATTCTGCCGACCGAATTATTAAATATGATTTGCAGGGTAATCGAATTCAGGGTATAGGTATATTTCAAGGCGGTTTTTTTATCGGTGGTCGGTTGCCGGGCATTTCTTATGAGTCTATCGGGAAAATCTTTGCTATGGCGGCCACGCAGGACGGGGGCTTGGCTATAGCCGGTAAAACGGGTATTCGGTCGGCAGGCGTGGTTATTAAGACCAACGCCAACGGTACTTTTCGCCGTTGGGAAGACAGCGACCTGTTTGCCGCCGACCAGATCGATGATATGGTTGGTACGCCCGATGGCGGCTTCGTTCTGCTCCGAACGGTGCTAAACTACGACGGGCCAACCAGCGCAACGATTCGCAAATATGATGCGTCGGGTAATTTCCTCTGGACGAAACAGATTGCCTATCCAACACCCAACCCGGCTTCGCCCGACCGCAGCCTTAGCAAAGGAGAAGCCATTATCAATACTGCCGATGGTGGATTTCTGATTGTTGGGTACTACAACACAACCGGCACCATTGTCGATTTAAACAACCTGGGTTCGTTGGCCGCTACGGGCTGGGTTGCCAAAGTAGACGGACAGGGCAACGCAACCTGGCAGAAACTGCTGAATGGTCTGCCATTGATGTCGGGATTTAACGGTTTCGTGCCGGGTACAATCGTCCAACTGACAGCCGCAACTGATGTAATACCGGCTGCTGATGGCATCGGATACGCCATAGCTGGTGCCGGACTTGCTCCGCATTCGGTAGGTGTTCCGCCCGTTGTCTCGGCAATAGTCGAACTCAATGCCGACGGGTCGTTTAAGCGGGCAAAATCGTTTGGAGATGCTCCGTTTTCCGATTCGTTTATTACGCCTTATACGGCTAATGGTGCTTCCCATTATGCCGTTGGCAATACCAACCGGCAGTCGGGTTCAACGCCCCAGGTTTCGCTGATTAGTACAGCCGACGTCCCGAGTAACAGTGCTGACCTGTTCAAAATACTGGCGCAGCGCACGTTCGATGGGGGCGGTTTTTTACAGGGGATTACTACAGCAAGCGATGGCAGTCTGGCATTCGTTAGTTCGGCCAATCAGTTGACTAAATTGAATGCCCCTACAACTGCTAACTGTGATTTTTCCCAACCACGCCGAGTGGGTGTGTGGAACGGCCTGGAGGTACAAATTCGGCAGTATGGCGACAAACGGGTGCTGGTTACGGCGGTGGTTGGTTCGGCGTCGGACAAGCACTACCCACGGGGCGACAACTTCTGGGACGCTTTTACCAAAGACAGCGGAGCAGATGCCCTGCGGGGATGCCTGAACGGAGGCAACACCAATTACGGTGGCTTAGACGCACCAGCCAATCTGAACGCACCGTCGGGTTATCAATCGGGCCGGGAGACTGACGGTGCGTTTTTCTTTGCGCGAAGCAGTGGTGGTCTATGCGATTTTTCGCAACCGCGTCGGGTAGGTAGCTGGAACGGCCTGGAGGTACAAATTCGGCAGTATGGCGATAAACGGGTACTGGTTACGGCGGTGGTTGGTTCGGCGTCGGATAAGCACTACCCACGGGGCGACAATTTCTGGGACGCTTTTACCAAAGATAGCGGAGCAGATGCCCTGCGGGGATGCCTGAACGGGGGGAACACCAATTACGGCGGGTTGAGCGCACCGGCTAATTTACAAACGCCATCGGGCTATCGGTCGGGACAAGAGGCCGATGGCGCATTCTTTTTCGAGCAAAACGGTAGTCAGCCCCCCACGGGCGGGCCGCTTACGCTACTGGCACCGACTTATGACTGCGCGACGGGAGCTTTCCGGTTTAACATCAGCGGAGGCAATGGCAGTACGATTGAGTACCAGTCGCCCGGTATTACCGACTGGACTACCAACCCTAATCAGTTTGTTGATAAAGACAGCCGAACGGCCAACGACGTACCTCCCTTTACGCTGTTGG from Spirosoma montaniterrae encodes:
- a CDS encoding hybrid sensor histidine kinase/response regulator transcription factor, yielding MNLLLTLLCLGYLLLAYSPGVAQINPPAGRMGAQSLPIRNQFDHLSVKDGLSNNSVLCILQDREGFMWFGTDDGLNKYDGYTFRVFKPDPADRGSSFQNNQIYGLCEDHRNRLWVATLGGLHEIDKRTGRVTPHLIQTADAHRWNYQHSVCEDSQHQLWISTLGGVARYEPRQHRFRLYPLPRPEATIKTVFEDPQHRFWVGTYEGLYLLNPATGHYTLVPVSVPAGAVQPTFIAFQIDARQTLWMATATTGHGLFRLDLNRQPFRPEPYNPQGKINPFTFLNSLRSDQQGIFWLATTTGLQRIDPARHQVFTYQPDPNAPNGISSNTAQTVYIDRAGTLWVGTDNGVDRQSVSLKSFQTYQIQPTVGTANLTQNKVIALAPDQAGRCWVSTGYDVYRPASDGQPRRVLPVVLGSTNRFRNYIRALLPDSASGIWLGTTTGLYRFNPASGRYTFYPSDVPIEYISRATSGELWVGGYVVPTSGIASFNPQTHRYCYYKYQPGNAAGLPDQFIHGLLASRTGNEVWIPFRKQGVGCLNRHTGRFCQYRAGPHTGLSSNDIQTIYEDDAGIIWVGTNQGGLNRFDPQQKRFRAITTQQGLPSNNITAISSDRAGNLWISTDNGLCRFDPIANVFRNYYATDGLPSNSFMRNAVYRQNDRLYFGSLNGVVHFNPDSIRDDNRPFPVHITALSVMNRPRPLTDSLITLQHDENFLSFGFTALNYAQPEQNRFAYQLVGIDKNWVDNGNRHFANYTNLSPGRYTFRVKAANGDGFWNEKGASVALLIRPPWWATWWAYSLYALLAMGAIWASVRVYANRIRQQQAVELSRQEAGQLKTVDELKTRFFTNMTHEFRTPLSLILSPVEKLLRDNQIDSVTRQSLGLVQRNAERLLQLVNQLLDLSKLESNQMTGSLVRGEPGSFVSRLVESFCQFAEQKGVRLDWVVNMPSHEYLFDADKWEKIVTNLLSNAVKFTDADGQITVTLQADTGSDTALATAVTISVTDTGIGIAPENLPHIFDRFYQVDTSHTRAYEGTGIGLALVNELVRWLRGIIEVRSQPGRGSTFAVTLPVLPVSANYNAPRLQLTGSEPIPMNYSSATNESIRVEPIQDEQIPLVLLVDDNDDLRTFLASELSATYRVLQAADGEQGWHLTQTELPDIVVSDVMMPRLDGYELTHRIKNNPYTDHIAVVILSARTAHSSRLEGLQEGADDYLAKPFHVAELHLRLRNLTQRQQRLRDQYRQLLAQSDTPSPLNRVEDLFLQRVYQLLESHLSNPALTVDWLADELAMSRKTLYRKIHSLTQLNPHELIRQYRLRKAADLLRAGHTASQTAYLTGFKTPSYFTMVFKEFYRKTPTEFVADSPRRV
- a CDS encoding ABC transporter permease yields the protein MFSHPWRLWIAASFYFFSQINPIFAQTAYDVSPGQPAQLNGVEYGVEVLNERSKDVKTEEYNRVELGLYVANRSGCTKLIFPRQTLFGTESDPDLLATFDCLNATGKRMTSKSGTVSARPFTIPYKQTVKSAEGKDVVTTTDVPAGFILRNGESITNRIIVIVPSGEQPRLRVRIKEIVDTF
- a CDS encoding aminopeptidase P family protein, whose protein sequence is MRYLPIDPSLFVQNRQRLTALLKPNSLVVLNANDIMPTNADGTMTFRQNNDLFYLTGVDQEETQFVLFPDHPDPKFREVLFLRETSEQIEIWEGHKLTKAEAEQVTGLPQRQIYWTHQFEQVFGQMVFEAEQVYLNTNEHTRATIDVQTRDARFVDEFRQRYPLHRLERLAPLMHHLRAIKQPLEIPLIQTAIDITDRMFRRLLTFVKPGVWEYEIEAEMMHEFLRHRSRGTAYSPIIASGANSCVLHYVDNSQQCQAGDVLLLDLGAEYANYNADMTRTLPVNGRFTARQRAVYDAVLRVMKEAKQMLRPGNLWDDYHREVGKIMESELIGLGLLDRHEVAKQNPDAPLYKKYFMHGTSHFLGLDVHDVGNKYRRMEPGMVFTVEPGIYIREEKLGIRLENNVLLTDSGNIDLMANIPLEAEEIEGMMSEK
- a CDS encoding S8 family serine peptidase: MKRFAIGLVGLGLLISNLTLAQPAASAPKYWILFDAKNTADAPALAPASLSRRQQQNLPLDDTDRPVQASYLEQLAGLEVHIECRSRWLNAVSARLTTAQVAQVQTLPFVKAIQAIDPAITITALDLPANPQLAPVMNQIQASDFSRAGLTGRFVTIGVIDAGFFGADSTNALKHVFARQGVKQVRDYVNNAKTRGNLLRTMETMSDFHGTEVLAAIAGSDPTDNIQYGLATDAQFYLARTDQGNREFRGEEDNWVAAMEWMDSLGVRLINTSLGYAKGMSNPKENYLPSQMDGHTSLISRAAQLAADKKGILIIVSAGNEGEDRSWRIISTPADAQGVLAIGATNDRLWNRIGYSSIGPESLPYLKPNVSCFSRYGTSLSAPVITGFAACLMQANPKLTNKEVIEIIEKSSHLYPYGNNYVGYGVPQASRALALLKNQPLPATAHLVKASGKTWSLPVSTSETIVSVFHKKNGLHVLQQEAVKVQNGRVVLHREKGEKQTTVDLKRKVIEVIWE